From a region of the Kaistia sp. 32K genome:
- a CDS encoding ABC transporter ATP-binding protein — MSDANGAPLLSVQGAKTYYGKIIALKGVDVDVHKGEIVTLIGANGAGKSTLMMTICGNPRAREGKVLFEGRDITNMPTHEIARLRIAQSPEGRRIFPRMTVLENLQMGAALDNLAHFDEDVERMFTLFPRLKERIAQRGGTLSGGEQQMLAIARALMARPKLLMLDEPSLGLAPLIVKQIFDVIGELNRTEGLTVFLVEQNAYHALKLAHRGYVLVNGLVTMTGTGRELLQKPEIRAAYLEGGAH; from the coding sequence ATGAGCGACGCCAACGGCGCGCCGCTGCTCTCCGTGCAGGGCGCCAAGACCTATTACGGCAAGATCATCGCCCTGAAGGGGGTCGACGTCGACGTCCACAAGGGTGAGATCGTCACCCTGATCGGCGCCAACGGCGCGGGCAAGTCGACGCTGATGATGACCATCTGCGGCAATCCCCGCGCTCGCGAAGGCAAGGTCCTCTTCGAAGGTCGCGACATCACCAACATGCCGACGCACGAGATCGCGCGGCTGCGCATCGCGCAGTCGCCGGAAGGGCGCCGGATCTTCCCGCGCATGACCGTGCTCGAAAACCTGCAGATGGGCGCAGCACTCGACAACCTCGCCCATTTCGACGAGGACGTGGAGCGGATGTTCACGCTGTTCCCGCGCCTGAAGGAACGCATCGCCCAGCGCGGCGGCACGCTTTCCGGCGGCGAGCAGCAGATGCTGGCGATCGCCCGCGCCCTGATGGCGCGGCCGAAGCTCCTGATGCTCGACGAGCCCTCGCTCGGGCTCGCGCCGCTCATCGTCAAGCAGATCTTCGACGTCATCGGCGAGCTGAACCGCACCGAGGGGCTCACCGTCTTCCTGGTCGAGCAGAACGCATATCACGCGCTGAAGCTGGCGCATCGCGGCTATGTGCTGGTGAACGGCCTCGTCACCATGACGGGAACCGGCCGGGAACTGCTGCAGAAGCCGGAGATCCGCGCCGCCTATCTGGAAGGAGGCGCGCATTGA
- a CDS encoding branched-chain amino acid ABC transporter substrate-binding protein translates to MKKSIISGLALAAGLTLAGMAHADDIKIAAAGPLTGPNAAFGAQIQKGTEQAIADINAAGGVNGNKFVLSLGDDVSDPKQGVSVANKFVGDGVTYVVGHFNSGVSIPASEVYAENGIFQISPASTNPKYTERDLWNTFRTCGRDDQQGAVAGKYIVDHLKDKKIAIIHDKTPYGQGLADETKKAANAGGVTEVIYEGINVGDKDFSALISKMKSAGVEVIYYGGLHQEAGLIVRQAAEQGLKAVLFSGDGITDREFAAIAGPAADGTLMTFGPDPRLNPDAKEVVERFRASGFEPEAYTLYSYASVQVIAQAIEKAGTTDPQKVAEVVRTGGPWKTVLGPLSFDKKGDRTTADYVVYSWVKDADGKLDYKQL, encoded by the coding sequence ATGAAGAAGTCGATTATTTCCGGTCTTGCGCTCGCCGCCGGCCTGACGCTTGCCGGCATGGCCCACGCGGACGACATCAAGATCGCCGCCGCGGGCCCGCTGACCGGTCCCAACGCCGCCTTCGGCGCCCAGATCCAGAAGGGCACGGAACAGGCGATCGCCGACATCAACGCCGCCGGCGGCGTCAACGGCAACAAGTTCGTCCTGAGCCTCGGCGACGACGTCTCCGATCCGAAACAGGGCGTCTCGGTCGCCAACAAGTTCGTCGGCGACGGCGTGACCTATGTCGTCGGCCATTTCAACTCCGGCGTCTCGATCCCGGCCTCGGAAGTCTATGCCGAAAACGGCATCTTCCAGATCTCGCCGGCCTCGACCAACCCGAAATACACCGAGCGCGATCTCTGGAACACCTTCCGTACCTGCGGTCGTGACGACCAGCAGGGCGCGGTCGCCGGCAAGTACATCGTCGACCACCTGAAGGACAAGAAGATCGCCATCATCCACGACAAGACCCCCTATGGTCAGGGCCTTGCCGACGAAACCAAGAAGGCCGCCAACGCCGGCGGCGTCACCGAAGTCATCTATGAAGGCATCAATGTCGGCGACAAGGACTTCTCGGCCTTGATCTCCAAGATGAAGTCGGCCGGCGTCGAGGTGATCTACTATGGCGGCCTGCACCAGGAAGCCGGTTTGATCGTCCGCCAGGCGGCCGAGCAGGGCCTGAAGGCCGTGCTGTTCTCCGGCGACGGCATCACAGACCGTGAGTTCGCGGCGATCGCCGGCCCGGCCGCCGACGGCACGCTGATGACCTTCGGTCCCGATCCGCGCCTGAACCCCGACGCCAAGGAAGTGGTGGAACGCTTCCGCGCCTCGGGCTTCGAGCCGGAAGCCTACACGCTCTACTCCTATGCCAGCGTCCAGGTCATCGCCCAGGCGATCGAGAAGGCCGGCACGACCGACCCGCAGAAGGTCGCGGAAGTCGTCCGGACGGGCGGCCCGTGGAAGACGGTTCTCGGCCCGCTCTCCTTCGACAAGAAGGGTGACCGCACCACCGCCGATTACGTCGTCTACTCCTGGGTCAAGGACGCCGACGGCAAGCTCGACTACAAGCAGCTCTGA
- a CDS encoding branched-chain amino acid ABC transporter substrate-binding protein: MPLSASLTRLPLSLARLLAFSALGLTALAGPARADIRVMAVGPMSGPYQALGKQIRSGVEMAVDALNATGGIQGERIVVDIEDDACKADNALAAANRAVGRGDALVVGHVCAEAALAAAPVYVDNALVAITPAVTADRFTDHRPGPTLFRLAARDDAQGAAAGAFLAERFGGARIAVLNDGSPYGKPLAEATKRAMNEAGKREARADSFDPGAKEYSALADRLIADAIDVVFVGGDQGDTALILKALRAKGSEAVIVGGDALASGEFKTSAGSLADGTLLTFFTDWRRGGAADAVDDALRTAGVEPQGYVLPAYAAVQLWAAARRASGSDKGADIATTIAGTATPTVLGPVGFDAKGDADIQGFSIFRWQDGVLTPDARD, translated from the coding sequence ATGCCGCTCAGCGCTTCCTTGACCCGCCTCCCCCTGTCGCTCGCCCGGTTGCTGGCTTTTTCCGCGCTCGGCCTCACCGCCCTCGCCGGCCCGGCCCGCGCCGATATCCGCGTCATGGCGGTCGGCCCGATGAGCGGCCCCTATCAGGCGCTCGGCAAGCAGATCCGCTCCGGCGTCGAGATGGCGGTCGACGCCCTCAACGCCACCGGCGGCATCCAGGGCGAGCGCATCGTCGTCGATATCGAGGACGATGCCTGCAAGGCGGACAACGCGCTCGCCGCCGCCAACCGCGCCGTCGGCCGCGGCGACGCGCTGGTCGTCGGCCATGTCTGCGCCGAGGCGGCGCTGGCGGCCGCCCCCGTCTATGTCGACAACGCGCTGGTGGCGATCACGCCGGCCGTCACCGCCGACCGCTTCACCGACCATCGCCCGGGGCCGACGCTCTTCCGCCTTGCCGCCCGCGACGACGCGCAGGGCGCGGCGGCCGGCGCCTTCCTCGCCGAGCGCTTCGGCGGCGCGCGCATCGCCGTGCTCAATGACGGCTCGCCCTATGGCAAGCCGCTCGCCGAGGCGACCAAGCGGGCGATGAACGAAGCCGGCAAGCGCGAAGCCCGTGCCGACAGCTTCGATCCCGGCGCCAAGGAATATTCCGCCCTCGCCGACCGGCTGATCGCCGATGCCATCGACGTCGTCTTCGTCGGCGGAGACCAGGGCGACACCGCCCTGATCCTGAAGGCGCTCCGGGCCAAGGGATCGGAGGCCGTCATCGTCGGCGGCGACGCGCTGGCATCCGGCGAGTTCAAAACCTCGGCCGGCAGTCTCGCCGACGGCACGCTTTTGACCTTCTTCACCGACTGGCGGCGCGGCGGCGCGGCCGACGCCGTCGACGACGCGCTGCGCACCGCCGGCGTCGAGCCGCAGGGCTATGTGCTGCCGGCCTATGCCGCCGTCCAGCTCTGGGCCGCCGCCCGGCGCGCCAGCGGCTCCGACAAGGGCGCCGACATCGCGACGACGATCGCCGGCACCGCGACCCCGACCGTTCTCGGCCCCGTCGGCTTCGACGCCAAGGGCGACGCCGACATCCAGGGCTTTTCCATTTTTCGCTGGCAGGACGGGGTGCTCACCCCGGACGCGAGAGATTAA
- a CDS encoding FAD-binding oxidoreductase, producing the protein MERFDTIVLGAGIVGVSTALNLQKRNRTVALIDKRDPGEATSYGNAGVIEREGFYPIVFPRKISALWKYGRNQETELHYNPRFLPKIAPWLMRLRAGTSPRAIEYHAEAMNPLLSHAASEHGVIAGKGRAVEFFRGTGWIKGYRSIAGFEADTKAHMALAERFGVRYEILDGHEITDLEPDLAPVFARGVFWPDTVSVSSPGGVTKAYARLFEAMGGTISQGDALTLRRENDLWVVDIDGRQATAPDVVVALGPWAMDLLKPLGYRYPLAVKRGYHVHFKPRGDAVLERPVVDVAHGYVLTPMRQGYRITSGIEFDARDAPPTPVQIGRILPQVKALFPLGDQIEAEPWMGARPCLPDSLPVIGPAPRHPGLWLNFGHGHLGFTLGPATGRLVAELITREMPFVDPAPFSPLRFR; encoded by the coding sequence ATGGAGCGGTTCGACACGATCGTGCTGGGGGCCGGCATCGTCGGCGTCTCGACCGCGCTCAACCTGCAGAAGCGCAATCGCACCGTCGCCCTGATCGACAAGCGCGATCCTGGCGAAGCGACCTCCTATGGCAATGCCGGCGTCATCGAGCGCGAGGGCTTCTACCCGATCGTCTTCCCGCGCAAGATCAGCGCGTTGTGGAAATATGGCCGCAACCAGGAAACGGAGCTGCACTACAATCCGCGTTTCCTGCCGAAGATCGCGCCCTGGCTGATGCGGCTTCGCGCCGGCACGTCGCCGCGCGCGATCGAGTATCACGCCGAGGCGATGAACCCGCTGCTCTCGCATGCCGCCAGCGAGCACGGGGTGATCGCCGGCAAGGGCAGGGCGGTCGAGTTCTTTCGCGGCACCGGCTGGATCAAGGGCTATCGCAGCATCGCCGGCTTCGAGGCGGACACGAAGGCGCATATGGCGCTCGCCGAGCGCTTCGGCGTCCGTTACGAGATCCTCGACGGCCACGAGATCACCGATCTGGAGCCGGACCTCGCGCCCGTCTTCGCGCGCGGCGTGTTCTGGCCGGACACGGTGTCGGTGTCGAGCCCCGGTGGCGTCACCAAGGCCTATGCGCGGCTGTTCGAGGCGATGGGCGGCACGATCTCGCAGGGCGACGCGCTGACGCTCCGGCGCGAGAACGATCTCTGGGTGGTCGATATCGACGGCCGGCAGGCCACGGCGCCCGACGTCGTCGTGGCGCTCGGCCCCTGGGCGATGGATCTGCTGAAGCCGCTCGGCTACCGCTATCCGCTCGCCGTCAAGCGCGGCTACCACGTCCATTTCAAGCCGCGCGGCGACGCCGTGCTGGAGCGGCCGGTGGTCGATGTCGCGCATGGCTATGTGCTGACGCCGATGCGGCAGGGCTACCGCATCACCTCCGGCATCGAGTTCGACGCGCGCGACGCGCCGCCGACGCCCGTCCAGATCGGCCGCATCCTGCCGCAGGTGAAGGCGCTGTTCCCGCTCGGCGACCAGATCGAGGCGGAGCCCTGGATGGGCGCGCGCCCCTGCCTGCCGGATTCGCTGCCGGTCATCGGCCCGGCGCCGCGCCATCCCGGCCTCTGGCTCAATTTCGGCCACGGCCATCTCGGCTTCACGCTCGGCCCGGCAACGGGGCGGCTGGTGGCCGAGCTGATCACCCGCGAGATGCCCTTCGTCGACCCGGCCCCGTTCAGCCCGCTGCGGTTTCGGTAG
- a CDS encoding branched-chain amino acid ABC transporter permease: protein MEVFLQQLINGITLGSIYGLIAIGYTMVFGIIGMVNFSHGDVFMTSAFIALIFLLVLTTVFGMTSMILALVIVLVIAMVLTSLLSWAIERVAYRPLRGSFRLAPLISAIGMSIVLSNFVQVAQGPRNKPIPPIFSGGIEVMNSNNFAVTLSYKQIMIWVVTAVLLAAFWYIVQKTPLGRAQRACEQDRKMAALLGVNVDRTISLTFVMGAALAAVAGTLYLSYYGVVNFSDGFVPGVKAFTAAVLGGIGSLPGAVIGGLLIGLIETFWSGYFSIDYKDVAAFSILAIVLIFMPQGLLGRPEVEKV, encoded by the coding sequence ATGGAAGTATTCCTACAACAGCTGATCAACGGGATCACGCTAGGGTCGATCTATGGTCTGATTGCAATCGGATACACGATGGTGTTCGGCATCATCGGCATGGTCAACTTCTCGCACGGCGATGTCTTCATGACGTCCGCCTTCATAGCCCTGATATTTCTCCTGGTTCTGACGACAGTATTCGGCATGACGTCGATGATACTCGCGCTCGTCATCGTTCTGGTGATCGCGATGGTGCTGACGAGCCTCTTGAGCTGGGCCATCGAGCGGGTCGCCTATCGGCCGCTGCGCGGCTCGTTCCGCCTGGCGCCGCTGATCTCGGCGATCGGCATGTCGATCGTGCTTTCGAATTTCGTGCAGGTCGCGCAGGGCCCGCGCAACAAGCCGATCCCACCGATCTTCAGCGGCGGCATCGAGGTGATGAACTCGAACAATTTCGCGGTCACCCTCTCCTACAAGCAGATCATGATCTGGGTCGTCACGGCCGTGCTGCTGGCGGCGTTCTGGTACATCGTGCAGAAGACGCCGCTCGGCCGCGCCCAGCGCGCCTGCGAGCAGGACCGCAAGATGGCCGCGCTGCTCGGCGTCAATGTCGACCGCACCATCTCGCTGACCTTCGTCATGGGCGCCGCACTCGCCGCCGTGGCCGGCACGCTCTACCTCTCCTATTACGGCGTGGTGAACTTCTCCGACGGGTTCGTGCCCGGCGTGAAGGCGTTCACGGCGGCGGTTCTCGGCGGCATCGGCTCGCTGCCGGGCGCCGTGATCGGCGGCCTCCTGATCGGTCTGATCGAGACGTTCTGGTCGGGCTATTTCTCGATCGACTACAAGGACGTGGCCGCGTTCTCGATCCTCGCGATCGTGCTCATCTTCATGCCGCAGGGACTCCTCGGACGACCTGAAGTCGAGAAGGTGTGA
- a CDS encoding DUF6867 family protein, which yields MSGILYEEASFGTFLLVTVIMGGAGAWMTGRACALTWRPYPMLLFYLLVLSFGVRFIHFSLFEATLLSLHYWIVDAIFVLAVGSIAYRYTRTNQMVSQYYWLYAKSGPFAWRPL from the coding sequence ATGTCCGGCATCCTCTATGAAGAAGCCTCGTTCGGCACCTTCCTGCTGGTGACCGTCATCATGGGCGGCGCGGGCGCCTGGATGACGGGACGGGCCTGCGCGCTGACCTGGCGCCCCTATCCGATGCTCCTCTTCTACCTGCTGGTGCTGTCCTTCGGGGTGCGCTTCATCCACTTCTCGCTGTTCGAGGCGACGCTGCTTTCACTGCACTACTGGATCGTCGACGCGATCTTCGTGCTCGCCGTCGGCTCGATCGCCTATCGCTACACCCGCACCAACCAGATGGTGTCGCAATACTACTGGCTTTACGCAAAGTCAGGACCGTTTGCATGGCGACCCTTATGA
- a CDS encoding uracil-DNA glycosylase, with protein MAREFHPPSPEALAALLDWYVANEVDVAIEEEAVNRLVPRAAEEPPQPVGRDLPLPVAEPAPRPQPMIATAASPEADAFAAREAAMSANSLAELDDILGRFEGCALKMTAKSLVTAEGNPNARVMLIGDPPGRDEDLQGEVFAGPAGTLLDRMLAAIGLARGDVYVAPIVPWRPPGNRALTPQEAAVCRPFIERRIALVDPDFLVFLGATAAKELLQTSEGILRLRGQWRTYDTGNRQIQAMATLHPSHLLLQPIQKRLVWRDLLSLKVALGGGI; from the coding sequence ATGGCCCGAGAGTTTCATCCTCCCTCCCCCGAAGCGCTCGCCGCGCTGCTGGATTGGTACGTCGCCAACGAGGTCGACGTGGCGATCGAGGAGGAGGCTGTCAACCGGCTGGTGCCGCGCGCCGCCGAGGAGCCGCCGCAGCCGGTCGGCCGCGACCTGCCGCTGCCGGTCGCCGAGCCGGCGCCCCGGCCACAGCCAATGATCGCTACCGCCGCCTCGCCCGAGGCGGACGCGTTTGCCGCCCGCGAAGCGGCGATGAGCGCCAACTCGCTCGCCGAGCTCGACGACATCCTCGGCCGCTTTGAGGGCTGCGCCCTGAAGATGACGGCGAAGTCGCTGGTCACGGCCGAGGGCAATCCGAACGCGCGCGTCATGCTGATCGGCGATCCGCCTGGCCGCGACGAGGACCTGCAGGGCGAGGTATTCGCCGGCCCCGCCGGCACCCTGCTCGACCGCATGCTCGCCGCCATCGGCCTCGCCCGCGGCGACGTCTATGTAGCGCCGATCGTACCCTGGCGGCCGCCGGGCAACCGCGCCCTGACCCCGCAGGAGGCCGCCGTCTGCCGCCCGTTCATCGAGCGGCGGATCGCGCTCGTCGATCCCGATTTCCTGGTTTTCCTCGGTGCTACGGCGGCGAAGGAATTGTTGCAGACTTCGGAAGGAATTCTGCGGCTGCGCGGCCAGTGGCGCACCTACGACACCGGCAACCGGCAGATCCAGGCGATGGCGACGCTGCACCCGTCACACCTTCTGTTACAGCCGATACAAAAACGTCTGGTCTGGCGCGATCTTCTGTCGCTCAAGGTCGCTCTTGGCGGCGGCATTTGA
- the livM gene encoding high-affinity branched-chain amino acid ABC transporter permease LivM — protein MAAAVKDALLSGLVALALFGPLVGLRTEQNIRNELAIQQRWGLVAAIVATIVIGRFLLLTLVWPAMSARKQRVSAQPDTGPSTLRQALSRWFAPASIVFLFLYPALIVSALGFQGSLKWVDNFGIQILIYVMLGWGLNIVVGLAGLLDLGYVAFYAVGAYSYALLSSHFGLSFWILLPMAGIFAALWGIMLGFPVLRLRGDYLAIVTLAFGEIIRLVLINFRELTNGSAGISSIPKVTLFGIKFDASPDGFAKLFDLPISSAYYKIFLYYLILLLALLTAFVTIRLRKLPVGRAWEALREDEIACRSLGINTTNTKLTAFALGAMFAGFAGSFFAARQGFVSPESFTFMESAIIVAIVVLGGMGSMVGVALAAVAMIGGTELLRELDFLKVIFGDNFDPNQFRMLLFGLAMVGVMIWKPRGFVSAREPTIFLTEKKVISGTLVKEGHG, from the coding sequence ATCGCCGCGGCCGTGAAGGACGCCCTGTTGAGCGGCCTCGTGGCGCTCGCCCTGTTCGGGCCGCTGGTCGGCCTCCGGACCGAGCAGAACATTCGCAACGAGCTGGCGATCCAGCAACGGTGGGGGCTGGTCGCCGCCATCGTCGCAACGATCGTCATCGGCCGCTTCCTGCTTCTGACCCTGGTCTGGCCGGCCATGTCGGCCCGCAAGCAGCGCGTCTCGGCCCAGCCGGACACGGGGCCCTCGACGCTTCGACAGGCCCTGTCGCGCTGGTTCGCGCCGGCCTCGATCGTCTTCCTGTTCCTCTATCCGGCCCTGATCGTGAGCGCGCTCGGTTTCCAGGGCTCGCTGAAATGGGTCGACAATTTCGGCATCCAGATCCTGATCTACGTGATGCTGGGCTGGGGGCTGAACATCGTCGTCGGCCTCGCCGGCCTGCTCGATCTCGGCTACGTCGCCTTCTATGCCGTCGGCGCCTATTCCTATGCGCTGCTTTCCAGCCATTTCGGCCTGTCGTTCTGGATCCTGCTGCCGATGGCCGGCATCTTCGCCGCCCTCTGGGGCATCATGCTCGGCTTCCCGGTGCTGCGGCTGCGGGGCGACTATCTCGCCATCGTCACGCTCGCCTTCGGCGAGATCATTAGGCTGGTGCTGATCAATTTCCGCGAGCTCACCAACGGCTCGGCCGGCATCAGCTCGATCCCGAAGGTGACGCTGTTCGGCATCAAGTTCGACGCCTCGCCGGACGGCTTCGCCAAGCTGTTCGACCTGCCGATCTCGTCGGCCTATTACAAGATCTTCCTCTATTACCTGATCCTGCTGCTGGCGCTTTTGACCGCCTTCGTGACGATCCGGCTGCGCAAGCTCCCCGTCGGCCGCGCCTGGGAGGCGCTGCGCGAGGACGAGATCGCCTGCCGCTCGCTCGGCATCAACACCACCAACACCAAGTTGACCGCCTTTGCGCTGGGCGCCATGTTCGCCGGCTTCGCCGGATCCTTCTTCGCCGCGCGCCAGGGCTTCGTCAGCCCCGAATCCTTCACCTTCATGGAATCGGCGATCATCGTGGCGATCGTCGTGCTCGGCGGCATGGGCTCGATGGTCGGCGTGGCGCTGGCGGCCGTCGCCATGATCGGCGGCACCGAACTGCTGCGCGAGCTCGACTTCCTCAAGGTCATCTTCGGCGACAATTTCGATCCCAACCAGTTCCGCATGCTGCTGTTCGGGCTCGCCATGGTCGGCGTGATGATCTGGAAGCCGCGCGGCTTCGTCTCAGCGCGCGAGCCGACGATCTTCCTGACCGAGAAGAAGGTCATTTCCGGCACGCTGGTGAAGGAGGGTCACGGCTGA
- a CDS encoding flavin reductase family protein codes for MDTLTDLVDPAMYREAMSRLVAPVHVVTTSGEGGACGLTASAVTSVSDSPPIVLVCVNRKSLTNAAFKRNGIFCVNTLEGNQQDLAQAFAGRTGLTMPQRFALGAWVTLSTGAPVLESARASFDCRLTEVVEQGSHSVLFGLVEAVRVGSHDQALVYLDRAYRRV; via the coding sequence ATGGATACGCTCACGGATCTGGTCGATCCGGCTATGTACCGCGAAGCGATGAGCCGCCTCGTCGCTCCCGTTCACGTGGTCACGACATCAGGCGAGGGCGGCGCGTGCGGCCTGACCGCCTCGGCGGTCACCTCGGTTTCCGACAGCCCGCCGATCGTGCTCGTCTGCGTCAACCGCAAGAGTCTGACCAATGCCGCCTTCAAGCGGAACGGCATCTTCTGCGTCAACACGCTGGAGGGCAACCAGCAGGATCTGGCCCAGGCCTTCGCCGGACGGACCGGGCTCACCATGCCGCAGCGCTTCGCGCTCGGCGCCTGGGTGACGCTCTCAACCGGCGCGCCGGTGCTGGAATCGGCCCGCGCCAGCTTCGACTGCCGCCTGACCGAAGTGGTCGAGCAGGGCTCGCACTCGGTGCTGTTCGGCTTGGTCGAGGCGGTCCGGGTCGGCTCGCACGACCAGGCGCTGGTCTATCTCGACCGGGCGTACCGCCGGGTCTGA
- the rpe gene encoding ribulose-phosphate 3-epimerase, which translates to MAAPLLISPSILASDFSRLGEEVAAVEAAGADWIHLDIMDGHFVPNITFGPPVVRALRPLTKAVFDVHLMITPADPYLAEFAEAGADLITVHAEAGPHLHRSLQTIRNLGKKAGVALNPSTPESAIAYVLDMVDLVLVMSVNPGFGGQSFIPEAVDKVARVRAMLGDRPVHIEVDGGVTPATAPALVSAGADVLVAGSSVFKGGPAAYAANIAAIRSSTRA; encoded by the coding sequence ATGGCCGCGCCCCTGCTGATCTCGCCCTCCATCCTCGCATCGGACTTTTCCCGTCTCGGCGAAGAGGTGGCTGCGGTCGAGGCCGCCGGCGCCGACTGGATCCATCTCGACATCATGGACGGCCACTTCGTGCCGAACATCACCTTCGGCCCGCCGGTCGTGCGCGCGCTGCGGCCGCTGACCAAGGCGGTGTTCGACGTGCACCTGATGATCACGCCGGCCGACCCCTATCTGGCCGAGTTCGCGGAAGCCGGCGCCGACCTGATCACCGTCCATGCCGAGGCCGGCCCGCATCTCCACCGCTCGCTGCAGACGATCCGCAATCTCGGCAAGAAGGCCGGCGTCGCGCTGAACCCGTCGACGCCCGAAAGCGCCATCGCCTATGTGCTCGACATGGTCGATCTCGTGCTGGTCATGAGCGTCAATCCGGGCTTCGGCGGCCAGAGCTTCATCCCCGAGGCGGTCGACAAGGTCGCCCGCGTCCGGGCGATGCTCGGCGACCGTCCGGTCCATATCGAGGTCGACGGCGGCGTGACGCCCGCCACCGCCCCGGCGCTGGTCAGCGCCGGCGCCGACGTCCTGGTCGCCGGATCCTCCGTGTTCAAGGGCGGCCCCGCCGCCTATGCCGCGAACATCGCCGCCATCCGCTCTTCGACGCGCGCCTGA
- a CDS encoding MFS transporter: MASQLIPVAALLIGSALLLVAGGIHGLLLPIRGAIEGFTTTELGLIGTGWAVGFVLGCLVVPRIVRRVGHVRAYGVMASIAGVVILLNLLIISPWAWIGLRAFSGFCFAGAQMIVESWLNERCTRENRGTIFSVYQMVNFAASTAGQLLLATAPAEGFFFFVLGAIFYCLAILPSALSTAQTPRPLKTTKIDLRSLFRNSPVSAVGCFLIGLVNGAFGTLGAVYGQKIGLPTAVIAFFMSAAVLGGAVTQVPLGKLSDKVDRRYVLIGVAAAAIVMSLAIAFVRPTEPGVIIAMIALFGGMIYPMYGLTVAHANDYTAPDDFVKVASGLLLMSGFGTMIGPIIGALGMEYLGPAGLFTFFSVVHVVLIAYTAYRMSRRPAPRDVPRDAFQPVPPLKNATPETIALDPRADETKPAAPPALLAPAPANAPTP, encoded by the coding sequence ATGGCATCGCAGCTCATCCCCGTCGCCGCACTCCTCATCGGGTCGGCACTCCTGCTCGTCGCAGGCGGCATTCACGGCCTGCTTCTTCCCATCCGCGGAGCGATCGAGGGATTCACGACGACGGAACTGGGCCTGATCGGCACCGGCTGGGCCGTCGGCTTCGTGCTCGGCTGCCTGGTCGTGCCGCGCATCGTGCGCCGGGTCGGCCATGTCCGCGCCTATGGCGTGATGGCGTCGATCGCCGGCGTCGTCATCCTGCTCAACCTCCTGATCATCTCGCCCTGGGCGTGGATCGGGCTGCGCGCCTTCTCCGGCTTCTGCTTCGCCGGCGCCCAGATGATCGTCGAGAGCTGGCTGAACGAGCGCTGCACGCGGGAAAATCGCGGCACGATCTTCTCGGTCTACCAGATGGTGAATTTCGCCGCGTCGACGGCGGGCCAGCTGCTGCTGGCGACGGCGCCGGCCGAGGGCTTCTTCTTCTTCGTGCTCGGCGCGATCTTCTACTGCCTGGCGATCCTGCCGTCGGCCTTGTCGACGGCGCAGACGCCGCGTCCCCTGAAGACGACCAAGATCGACCTGCGCAGCCTGTTCCGCAATTCGCCGGTCTCGGCCGTCGGCTGCTTCCTGATCGGCCTCGTCAACGGCGCCTTCGGCACGCTCGGCGCCGTGTATGGCCAGAAGATCGGCCTGCCGACCGCCGTCATCGCCTTCTTCATGAGCGCGGCCGTGCTCGGCGGCGCCGTCACCCAGGTGCCGCTCGGCAAGCTCTCCGACAAGGTCGACCGGCGCTATGTGCTGATCGGCGTCGCCGCCGCCGCCATTGTCATGAGCCTCGCCATCGCCTTCGTCAGGCCGACCGAGCCCGGGGTGATCATCGCCATGATCGCGCTGTTCGGCGGCATGATCTATCCGATGTACGGCCTCACCGTCGCCCACGCCAACGACTACACCGCCCCGGACGACTTCGTGAAGGTGGCGAGCGGCCTGCTCTTGATGTCGGGCTTCGGCACGATGATCGGACCGATCATCGGCGCGCTCGGCATGGAATATCTCGGCCCGGCCGGCCTCTTCACCTTCTTCTCGGTCGTCCACGTCGTGCTGATCGCCTACACGGCCTATCGCATGTCGCGGCGGCCTGCGCCCCGCGACGTGCCGCGCGACGCCTTCCAGCCGGTGCCGCCGCTGAAGAACGCGACGCCGGAGACGATCGCGCTCGATCCGCGCGCCGACGAAACGAAGCCCGCCGCGCCGCCGGCGCTACTCGCGCCGGCTCCGGCCAACGCGCCGACGCCCTGA